In the genome of Segatella copri, one region contains:
- a CDS encoding DUF4421 family protein, protein MMTLKASFLVVVFLMGVLAPAIAQTRQNKKPRKKLKELLMMADSLRLQLRQSADRGRMLQWGDSLLMAELGKSKMSEKKKQRFMKHYVKIQRRLSLYDRQLFRGDSLLAANYYKIKYDTAYISRPNARWTIKLRGNLSGADLETTAKTDGTETHTKVMADCRGILSMAVAYRGLGLGLAVNPAKLAGKNQDFEFNLNSYSNRYDFDVVYLSSKTFHGHQEMGGSEIDIHKGEISQKALNLNFYYAFNYRKFSFPAAFSQSYIQKQSAGSWMVGASFDGSKTKVKGMTIRLNELTLGAGYGYNLVPSSHLLFHLSALPTITVYSHDYTKMRAEAEEGSSDTEIPTVKNSMKYHFPSAIITGRGAAVYSWRNKFAGATAVYNFSVAGDEEHLQVKRNKWRVRMFFGFRF, encoded by the coding sequence ATGATGACGTTGAAAGCGTCTTTTCTTGTAGTGGTATTTTTGATGGGGGTGCTGGCTCCTGCCATCGCCCAGACCAGACAGAACAAGAAGCCTCGCAAAAAACTGAAGGAATTACTGATGATGGCTGATAGCCTGCGACTCCAGTTGCGGCAATCTGCCGATAGGGGTCGTATGCTCCAATGGGGCGACTCCCTTCTTATGGCAGAATTAGGCAAAAGCAAGATGAGTGAGAAGAAAAAGCAGAGGTTCATGAAGCATTATGTCAAGATTCAAAGACGCTTGAGCCTCTATGACCGCCAATTGTTCAGAGGAGATTCCCTGCTGGCAGCCAATTATTACAAGATAAAATATGATACTGCCTACATCTCCCGTCCCAATGCCCGATGGACTATCAAACTGAGAGGCAATCTTTCTGGAGCCGATTTGGAAACTACGGCGAAGACGGATGGAACGGAAACCCATACCAAGGTGATGGCCGACTGCCGTGGAATCCTCTCCATGGCTGTAGCTTATCGGGGATTGGGACTTGGATTGGCTGTAAATCCTGCCAAGCTGGCTGGCAAGAATCAGGACTTTGAGTTCAACCTCAATTCCTATAGCAACCGCTATGACTTCGACGTAGTCTATCTCTCGTCCAAGACATTCCATGGTCATCAGGAAATGGGAGGTAGCGAGATAGATATCCATAAGGGAGAAATCTCGCAGAAGGCATTGAATCTCAATTTCTATTATGCTTTCAACTATCGCAAGTTCTCCTTCCCGGCAGCCTTCAGCCAGAGCTACATTCAGAAGCAAAGTGCCGGAAGTTGGATGGTTGGCGCCAGTTTCGACGGTTCCAAGACGAAGGTGAAGGGGATGACCATCCGTCTTAACGAGTTGACGCTCGGTGCAGGCTATGGATATAACCTTGTTCCATCCTCCCATCTGCTGTTCCATCTGTCAGCCTTGCCAACCATCACGGTATATTCTCATGATTATACCAAGATGAGGGCTGAAGCAGAAGAGGGGAGTAGTGATACAGAAATCCCAACCGTTAAAAACAGCATGAAGTATCATTTCCCGTCTGCCATCATTACCGGTAGAGGTGCGGCCGTGTATTCCTGGCGCAACAAGTTTGCCGGTGCCACTGCTGTTTATAATTTCTCAGTAGCCGGAGACGAGGAACATCTGCAAGTGAAGAGAAACAAATGGCGAGTAAGAATGTTTTTCGGATTCAGGTTCTAG
- a CDS encoding GIY-YIG nuclease family protein: MTKGLDCLQNAIKWYEDRFCVRFTPAVIYSLYPSEGEYGWPQPWPIPDSAGIYAFLDSNKTIVYIGKASQMGARLSHYFGYGKNGKCILRDKRVAEIFYVQCYSCIPEEPYTCHSLEEYLISEMNPKYNKIGRTVW; this comes from the coding sequence ATGACGAAAGGATTAGATTGTCTACAAAATGCAATAAAATGGTATGAAGATAGGTTTTGTGTGCGTTTTACACCGGCAGTGATTTATTCTTTATATCCTAGTGAAGGAGAATATGGTTGGCCGCAACCTTGGCCAATTCCGGATTCTGCAGGAATCTATGCTTTCTTAGATTCAAATAAGACCATTGTGTATATAGGAAAAGCAAGTCAAATGGGGGCAAGGCTTAGTCATTATTTTGGATATGGGAAAAATGGTAAATGTATCTTAAGGGATAAACGAGTGGCTGAGATTTTCTATGTTCAATGTTATTCCTGTATCCCAGAAGAACCTTATACTTGCCATTCTCTTGAAGAATATTTAATATCAGAAATGAATCCTAAATATAATAAAATAGGAAGAACGGTATGGTAG
- a CDS encoding SusD/RagB family nutrient-binding outer membrane lipoprotein codes for MKRNKIILIGTLALGLAVSFTSCDDTLSDINRNPNATEVPDPAYLLTSTEYQSAQAYWGSTANYNSTLLWVQHWAKIQYTEPDCYDVDNADFTSTWNTFYSTIISNLQAIDEQSASSQNEKAVAKIWRSWAYLQLTNFYGAIPYKEYGKSTTPVYDSQETVLRGLLTDLADADAALSAGGGSLEGDLIYDNDINKWKKLAKSLRLRIALEIADRDETTAKGIISSLYADRGNLISSNADNAKFVFAASPQWNPWASAFSSRDDQRVSKTLIDKLKSLNDPRLAIYAQKPQDETVTTYEGAANGLSADLANNQGFYKVSRPGTAFLQDESPAVFVTYAEVLFIYAEAAARGWISADAESLYQQAVTASLQQQGVTDASAISAYLAQDGVKYDAARWYESIGWQKWIAFYGQGPDAFTDWRRLGYPDLKPGPKSVLSHGDHPHRFFYPSTEQSLNGESFKQAVSEQGEDEITTRLWFDVADKKR; via the coding sequence ATGAAAAGAAACAAGATAATATTGATAGGAACATTGGCACTTGGTCTTGCTGTAAGTTTCACTTCTTGCGATGATACCTTGAGCGATATCAACCGCAATCCAAATGCCACAGAGGTTCCAGACCCGGCATATTTGCTCACTTCCACCGAGTATCAGAGTGCCCAGGCCTACTGGGGTAGTACAGCCAATTACAACAGCACGCTTCTCTGGGTTCAGCATTGGGCAAAGATTCAATACACTGAGCCAGATTGTTATGATGTGGACAACGCGGATTTCACCAGCACCTGGAACACCTTCTATTCTACCATCATCTCTAATCTTCAGGCTATTGATGAGCAGTCGGCAAGTTCTCAGAATGAGAAGGCGGTGGCAAAGATCTGGCGTTCGTGGGCCTATCTGCAGCTTACCAACTTCTATGGAGCCATTCCTTATAAAGAGTATGGCAAGAGTACCACACCTGTCTACGACTCTCAGGAAACAGTGCTCCGTGGTTTGCTCACCGATTTGGCTGATGCCGATGCAGCCTTGTCTGCAGGTGGTGGTAGCCTTGAAGGAGACCTGATTTATGATAACGATATCAATAAGTGGAAAAAGCTTGCCAAGAGTCTTCGTCTGCGCATCGCCCTAGAGATAGCTGACCGTGACGAGACCACCGCCAAGGGAATCATCTCTTCGCTCTATGCTGATCGCGGCAACCTGATCAGCAGCAATGCCGATAATGCCAAGTTCGTCTTTGCAGCATCACCACAGTGGAACCCGTGGGCATCGGCATTTTCCAGCCGTGATGACCAGCGAGTATCCAAGACGCTCATCGACAAGTTGAAGTCCTTGAACGACCCTCGTCTTGCCATCTATGCCCAGAAACCGCAGGATGAGACAGTCACAACCTACGAAGGTGCTGCCAACGGACTTTCTGCCGACCTTGCCAACAACCAGGGTTTCTATAAGGTATCCCGTCCGGGCACTGCATTCTTGCAGGATGAATCACCGGCAGTGTTTGTAACCTATGCCGAGGTACTCTTCATCTATGCCGAGGCTGCAGCTAGAGGATGGATATCAGCAGATGCAGAATCACTCTACCAGCAGGCAGTCACTGCTTCCCTTCAGCAGCAGGGTGTAACAGATGCTTCCGCTATCTCTGCTTATCTTGCTCAGGATGGTGTGAAGTATGATGCAGCCCGATGGTACGAGAGCATAGGATGGCAAAAATGGATAGCTTTCTACGGACAGGGTCCTGATGCCTTTACCGATTGGCGTCGCTTGGGTTATCCTGATTTGAAACCAGGTCCTAAGTCTGTATTGTCTCATGGCGACCATCCGCATCGTTTCTTCTATCCATCCACAGAACAGTCTTTGAACGGTGAGAGTTTCAAGCAGGCAGTAAGTGAACAGGGTGAAGATGAAATCACTACCCGTTTGTGGTTTGATGTGGCTGATAAGAAGAGATAG
- a CDS encoding SusC/RagA family TonB-linked outer membrane protein has product MVKKIIFALSLLTAGAPYAAAQSQGITINVTSADDGEPVVGAAVLIQDSKVGGVTDVDGKLTISKLPVAAKKLTVSYLGMQTQTVTIKGNIINVVLAPNATDLNEVVVTAMGISRQKKALGYATQEVSSAQLTTGKDNNILNSLSGKLAGVRITNSQGDVGSSRIVIRGETSIAGENQPLFIVDGIPVDNSQLNTKGVGRDFKNAIADLNPEDILSMSVLKGPNAAALYGARAAHGAIIITTKTGKGQKGLGVTGHLSAQVSSATNLPEFQNLFGQGAGGRFSYVDGKGAGINDGVDESWGPRLDVGLNIPQFDSPLDANGNRTATPWVSNPDNVKDFFRTGTTLNYGVAIAKADDKYQFRISYNNEHQRSIVPGASTNKSNFTLNTDYKLAPWVSVGATANYILYSAPSLPGSAMASGSNARSSSTMLQFLWFGRQVNTQSLKDDYSRNWNSSYYSNPYWSAYYNTQSQDRHRLIGDFHLAFHLLDGLDLRLRTSTDWYNDKRKSKVKWGTSGTPYGTYNEENYTVQENNSEAVLTYQKQLSDDWNVDALVGFNVRNKKYEYNYQAAPRLAVPDLYTLTNSRDQLTSSNDFYRLRQYGVYGSVTVNYKNWAYLSLTGRNDWSSTLPVDNNSYFYPSVTASVLLNEALGFTSRQVNYLKLRGGWSQVGADANPYLLANVYNIQTAFNGNPMLTASTEGKNPNLKPEQTNSTEVGLEGAFFDSRVRLDFSYYQTDSKNQILSLATSAASRYTSQVVNAGHIRNRGYEIQLGLVPVRIKDFEWSTDINYSSNRSKVVKLDDAGQITSYQLYSSGIQILAKVGDAYGTLFGSAYTRDDQGRIVVDDNGLPKISSTSKTLGHFTPNWQGGITNTFRYKNLTFSFLIDASFGGKIFSNTNKTGLYTGVLAATLPGRDADHGGLWYYKNGDANQQIDAPQYTMSSDGLYYATINGEQTRVYQDGIIVDGVTASGEKNTKVVSAENYYHRLYSIAEANVFDADYVKLREVSLTYQLPVKFVRKFHLQDASVALTARNLWTIHKDAKDIDPEAAISSGNAQGVEAYTLPTTRQIGINLNVKF; this is encoded by the coding sequence ATGGTAAAGAAGATTATTTTCGCATTATCTCTGTTGACTGCTGGCGCTCCTTATGCCGCAGCACAGAGTCAGGGGATAACTATTAATGTTACTTCTGCCGATGATGGCGAGCCAGTAGTTGGTGCAGCCGTCCTTATACAAGACAGCAAGGTGGGAGGTGTAACGGATGTAGATGGTAAACTGACCATTTCAAAGCTTCCTGTGGCAGCTAAAAAACTCACGGTTTCATATCTCGGTATGCAGACACAGACCGTGACTATCAAGGGTAATATCATCAATGTGGTGCTTGCCCCAAATGCAACCGACCTTAACGAGGTGGTGGTAACAGCCATGGGTATTTCCCGACAAAAGAAGGCTCTGGGTTATGCCACACAGGAAGTATCTTCTGCCCAATTGACCACAGGTAAGGATAACAATATTCTTAATTCACTTTCAGGTAAGTTGGCAGGTGTCCGCATTACCAACAGTCAGGGTGATGTGGGTTCCAGCCGTATTGTGATACGTGGTGAGACCTCCATAGCAGGAGAGAATCAGCCTCTTTTCATTGTGGATGGCATCCCGGTAGACAATTCGCAGCTCAATACCAAGGGTGTGGGGCGCGATTTCAAGAATGCCATTGCCGACCTTAATCCTGAGGATATCCTTTCTATGTCTGTATTGAAGGGTCCTAATGCTGCTGCCCTCTATGGTGCCCGTGCGGCACATGGAGCCATCATCATTACCACCAAGACCGGTAAGGGACAGAAGGGACTGGGAGTTACCGGTCATCTTTCGGCACAGGTTTCATCAGCCACCAACTTGCCAGAGTTCCAGAATCTCTTCGGACAGGGTGCAGGTGGTCGCTTCAGTTATGTTGATGGAAAGGGTGCTGGTATCAACGATGGCGTGGATGAGAGTTGGGGACCTAGACTCGATGTGGGCCTTAATATCCCTCAGTTTGACAGTCCGTTGGATGCCAACGGCAACCGTACCGCCACTCCTTGGGTGTCCAATCCCGATAATGTGAAGGACTTCTTCCGCACAGGTACAACCTTGAATTATGGTGTAGCCATAGCCAAGGCGGACGACAAGTATCAGTTCCGCATCAGCTATAACAATGAGCATCAGCGCAGTATCGTACCGGGTGCTTCTACCAACAAGTCGAATTTCACTCTCAATACCGATTATAAGTTAGCTCCTTGGGTATCTGTAGGTGCCACAGCCAACTATATTCTCTATTCAGCACCCAGCCTTCCTGGTTCAGCCATGGCATCCGGCAGCAATGCCCGAAGCAGCAGCACCATGTTGCAGTTTCTCTGGTTTGGCCGTCAGGTGAACACCCAGTCTTTGAAGGATGATTATTCTCGTAACTGGAACAGCAGCTACTACAGCAATCCTTATTGGAGTGCCTATTACAATACCCAGAGCCAGGATCGTCATCGTCTGATTGGTGATTTCCATTTGGCCTTCCATCTTCTCGATGGGTTGGATTTGCGTCTCCGTACCAGCACCGACTGGTATAATGACAAGCGTAAGTCGAAGGTGAAGTGGGGTACCAGCGGAACTCCTTACGGTACCTATAATGAGGAAAACTATACTGTTCAGGAGAACAACTCCGAGGCAGTGCTCACTTATCAGAAGCAGCTGAGTGATGATTGGAATGTAGATGCCCTGGTGGGTTTCAATGTGCGCAACAAAAAATATGAGTATAATTATCAGGCTGCCCCTCGTCTGGCTGTGCCTGATCTCTATACCCTTACCAATTCCCGTGACCAGCTCACCTCATCCAATGATTTCTATCGCCTCCGTCAGTATGGTGTGTATGGTTCTGTCACCGTCAACTACAAGAACTGGGCTTATCTCAGTCTCACCGGTCGCAACGACTGGTCTTCTACGTTGCCGGTGGATAACAATTCCTACTTCTATCCATCCGTTACGGCGAGTGTACTGCTTAACGAAGCACTGGGCTTTACCAGCCGGCAGGTGAATTATCTGAAACTCAGAGGTGGATGGTCTCAGGTAGGTGCTGATGCCAATCCATATTTGCTTGCCAATGTGTACAACATTCAGACAGCCTTCAATGGCAACCCTATGTTGACAGCCTCAACTGAGGGTAAGAATCCAAACTTGAAGCCAGAGCAGACCAACTCTACCGAGGTGGGCTTGGAAGGTGCATTCTTCGACAGCAGAGTACGTCTTGATTTCTCCTATTATCAGACCGATAGTAAGAATCAGATATTGAGTCTTGCCACTTCTGCAGCCAGCCGATACACCTCTCAGGTAGTGAATGCCGGTCATATCCGCAATCGTGGTTATGAGATTCAATTGGGGCTGGTACCTGTTCGCATCAAGGATTTTGAGTGGAGTACTGATATCAACTACAGCAGCAACCGCAGCAAGGTGGTAAAGTTGGATGATGCCGGACAGATAACCAGTTACCAGCTCTATTCATCCGGCATCCAGATTCTGGCAAAGGTAGGTGATGCGTATGGTACACTCTTCGGAAGTGCCTATACCCGTGATGATCAAGGTCGCATCGTGGTGGATGACAACGGATTGCCAAAGATTTCTTCCACATCCAAGACGCTGGGGCACTTTACACCCAACTGGCAGGGTGGTATCACGAATACCTTCCGCTACAAGAATCTGACTTTCTCGTTCCTGATTGATGCCAGCTTTGGTGGAAAGATTTTTTCAAATACCAACAAGACGGGTCTTTATACCGGTGTGTTGGCAGCCACCTTGCCTGGTCGTGATGCCGATCATGGAGGATTGTGGTATTATAAGAATGGTGATGCGAATCAGCAGATAGATGCTCCACAATACACCATGAGCAGCGATGGCTTGTATTATGCCACCATCAATGGTGAGCAGACCAGAGTTTACCAGGATGGTATCATTGTGGATGGTGTTACTGCCAGTGGCGAGAAAAATACTAAGGTGGTTTCTGCAGAAAACTATTATCACCGTCTGTATAGCATTGCCGAGGCGAACGTTTTTGATGCAGACTATGTGAAGTTGCGTGAGGTATCATTGACCTACCAGTTGCCAGTGAAGTTTGTCCGCAAGTTTCATCTGCAGGATGCCAGCGTGGCGCTTACAGCCCGCAACCTCTGGACCATCCACAAGGATGCAAAGGATATAGATCCAGAGGCAGCCATCTCTTCGGGCAATGCACAGGGCGTGGAGGCATATACCTTGCCAACTACCCGCCAGATTGGTATCAACTTGAATGTGAAATTTTAA
- a CDS encoding AAA family ATPase, whose protein sequence is MNKKVISDFQKMIDVNTPIIYVNDYDFVRIDEIIVEIVGNSKVFEWNPATGTTNFKTKESQGLGENDTLEQFLRDKYTVDVNLKEKFLVLKDIQDFIEEPAIKSLLQLIAQRKLYDRDYNTTVIIVSSVLKVPQELEKYVSYLDIPFPEEKEINQLIDEHVEVNCYDNFKDEDRKKLMPSLKGMTSFEIDRMLDMAMSSNGSLSAEDTEMILQQKKAMVKKSGLLELIDTPEKLDSIGGMDALKGYLERKSRVISDLPKAQEFGVSIPKGVFIVGMPGCGKSLCAKASAALFKTPLLKLDMGSMMGKYVGESERNLRKAIKIAEAAAPCVLWIDEIEKAFSGVGGNNDIMTRMFGYFLSWMQEKQSSVYVIATANNADNLPPELKRKGRFDEIFCVNLPDKEERKDIFKIHLEKKKKSLDDAFLNSICQITDGFNGADIESVVNEAVEECFLSGVRELSKSVLEDIARQTISISKSCKKQIDNMKKAFKENNFKDATTGDPTT, encoded by the coding sequence ATGAACAAGAAAGTTATTTCTGATTTTCAGAAGATGATAGATGTCAATACACCTATCATCTATGTCAATGATTATGATTTTGTCCGTATAGACGAAATTATAGTTGAGATTGTGGGCAATAGCAAGGTGTTTGAATGGAATCCTGCAACAGGCACAACCAACTTTAAAACGAAAGAAAGTCAAGGCTTGGGAGAGAATGATACACTGGAGCAATTCTTGCGTGATAAATATACTGTTGATGTCAATCTGAAGGAAAAGTTCTTGGTGTTGAAGGATATTCAAGATTTTATTGAAGAGCCGGCAATCAAGTCATTGCTTCAGTTAATAGCTCAACGTAAGTTGTATGATAGGGATTATAATACAACAGTCATTATAGTTTCCTCTGTTCTTAAAGTACCGCAAGAATTGGAGAAGTATGTGTCCTACTTGGATATTCCATTCCCTGAAGAAAAAGAAATCAATCAGCTTATAGACGAGCATGTAGAGGTGAACTGCTATGACAATTTCAAAGATGAGGACAGAAAGAAACTGATGCCATCTTTGAAGGGTATGACGAGCTTTGAGATAGACCGAATGCTTGATATGGCGATGAGCAGCAATGGCTCGTTGAGTGCAGAGGATACGGAGATGATTCTTCAGCAGAAGAAGGCGATGGTTAAAAAGTCTGGATTGCTGGAGTTGATAGATACCCCTGAAAAATTGGACAGCATCGGAGGTATGGATGCCTTGAAAGGTTATTTGGAACGAAAGTCAAGGGTTATTTCTGACTTGCCAAAGGCACAAGAGTTTGGCGTATCTATACCGAAAGGTGTGTTTATCGTTGGAATGCCTGGTTGTGGAAAGTCTCTTTGCGCCAAAGCATCTGCTGCACTTTTCAAAACTCCTTTGTTGAAGTTGGATATGGGCAGCATGATGGGTAAGTATGTAGGAGAGAGTGAGAGAAATCTCCGTAAGGCCATCAAGATTGCTGAGGCTGCTGCTCCTTGTGTGCTATGGATTGATGAGATAGAGAAAGCCTTTTCGGGTGTCGGTGGTAACAACGACATTATGACTCGTATGTTTGGATATTTCCTTTCATGGATGCAGGAGAAACAGAGTAGTGTTTATGTTATTGCAACAGCCAACAATGCCGACAATTTGCCACCTGAGTTAAAACGTAAGGGACGATTTGATGAAATATTCTGTGTAAACCTTCCTGATAAGGAGGAGCGCAAGGATATATTCAAGATTCATCTGGAGAAAAAGAAAAAGTCTTTGGATGATGCATTCTTGAATAGTATCTGTCAAATAACGGATGGATTTAATGGCGCCGATATTGAATCGGTTGTTAATGAAGCGGTGGAGGAGTGTTTCTTGTCGGGAGTGAGAGAACTGAGCAAAAGTGTCTTGGAAGATATTGCTCGTCAGACGATAAGCATCTCTAAATCTTGCAAGAAACAGATTGATAATATGAAAAAAGCATTCAAGGAGAATAACTTCAAGGATGCAACAACTGGTGATCCAACAACTTAA
- a CDS encoding DUF6140 family protein, protein MSKVFQIKPKRLKRSNNTVLTPDMVVTVTTMQHTATPFYNGAKEVQEAYMRIYAFDYKKACCNPNDFEFKKLD, encoded by the coding sequence ATGAGTAAGGTGTTTCAAATAAAGCCTAAGCGCCTCAAACGCTCGAACAACACAGTTCTCACTCCCGATATGGTAGTGACAGTAACAACCATGCAGCACACCGCCACCCCTTTTTATAATGGAGCCAAGGAGGTGCAAGAAGCCTACATGCGCATCTATGCTTTCGATTATAAGAAAGCATGCTGCAATCCGAATGATTTTGAATTTAAAAAGTTGGACTAA